The genomic segment ttttttcacACATTAACATAATAAGAGCTACAACGGAGGAAGATGGTCTTATCTAAGGAAGTTTAAGATTGAGGTAGGAGATAAGGATGATCGGCACAGAATTCTTTAACAAgtggaaatataaaaaaaagtatagaaTAATAtagaatcaataataataaattataatttaattaatattaaatactattttagattttaattcagaaattaattataatttttattaataataaaatttattttaaatatttatgatttttcatttctaaaatggtttttaatttaattaatataataattaattacttttgaaaaatagagtattagagttgataagtcttttaaaataataaaactgagtattttaaagttaaaataattcaataatataaatagaaatttttaaaCTTGTCTCATTATCAAAAACATTTgtcatctctctagaactttTTCTCTTAGTTATTTTGTCATTTTCTCTACAATTTCTAACTCCTAGATCATCTGTTTGATTATCATAAGGTGTCTAAGCGATCATAGAGTGAATCCTTCATTTCCATTCGATCAATCTTTCTTATAAAGCAAGTAAGTTTCTTCTCactttttctctaattttttgtCATGTCCACGCATAAAGATTTCTTTCGCATATgtcaaatttgttttctttccaTCTCTTCGTTGATCAGATGTCCTAAGGATTTTCTCTAATCATGTTTCTATGGCTTGTAAGTTTTTTCTAGAGTTCTTTGAGCTCGAAGCAATAACAGTTAGTTGTGTAGAGTTGTGGTAGATTCCTattaaggtaagggaagccaaTGTTTATgcttatattattgaatttcaATTATGATTGATAAATTGTTAagatgatataatattttagttgtAATTGAGATGATTGGCTTATTGAATTATGTTTTAACTAAGTGAAATCAATAGTGTGATGCTTGATGCTTTGTATGACTTTGCGTTTAGGTTGTAATAACCTTGTGAATGTGTGTTTTGTGAAATGGTTGTGTTACTTTTGGTTGAAATGTTAAATGGAAATGAATTAGTAAAATTATGGGTCATCTTGGTCAAAAGAGAGGTGTTGATAGAAAATTTTTAGAAGAAATGGTAAAAATGGAGAAATGGTGGTTAGGGATCCATGGTAGTGTCATTTGAGATTTTTTTAGGTGGTGAGTAAAGATAAGAATGGTCTAGAAATGAATGGTGGACGTTAGATTGTGTTTTTCAATGacttttaaatgtattttgagGTTTTGAGTAGTGAGTTTTAGAAGTAGAAGGTATGAGATAAAATTAAGGGTTTTGGGTTTACTTTTGAGTCAATTTGGACTTGCTTAAACCCCTAAATTGCTTAGTTATGAGCTAAAAGGTATAGAATAGAAATTTGGTATCTAAAGTGAGgttttagttaatttgaatCGAAATCCTATAgtgaaacatatttaaatttggtttaaGTTGAAGATTATACACTTAGACAGGTTAATTGTATCTTAGAACATCAAATGAAAGTGGTGGAAGTTGATAGGAATGTCCAAGATAGGTTGGGATGGATTAAGGGGTGCAAATTCTGCATAATTGGTATTCTGCATAATTATGTAGTGTCGTTGGGCGAGTAGGTGCTTGCTGGGCGAGTATTGAGAGTGTTGAACAGTGGGTTTTAGTGGCTAGGCGAGCCAACTTGTTGGGATGTTGGAGCTCACTGGTTGTGCTCTCGCTGGACGAGTGAAGACTGCTCGCTAGGCGAGTGAGTCTGAGttcttttagttatttaaagTGACTTTCTCAATTCTATTTAGTTGTAAATGGTAGGATGGTTTATCTTATATTGTGTGATATGGTTGAAAAATATGATACTAGTAATTAGATGTTATTCTGACGCTCTCAATAACTTCTAGTCTTAAGAAGAGAAAGACAATTATACTGTTATCtgataataatttatcataaaattatttccttaattttatgaaattttttagaaaaaagtaATCATATATAAAgtagtattaattaattaatttgtagaattttttgcattaacaatttattaaattatattttttaaaaatatattacaccgtgatttgttttttaaaaaagagcAGAGGGGCAATTCGTAAACCACATCCGTGAGCCATGTGTTGGTAAAAACTGAAAtggcaaaagaaaataaaaatagccTAGGAAAATAGGAGCTCATTTCAATTTAGGGTTAAAGAGCTCAAACCAACTCACTGATCATGATGCAGTGGAGTAAAAGGGGAATGTTGCTGCGTTTTCTCGCCGTCATTCGCCACTTTTCCACAGAGGCGGTGCCTGTTCGTGCCGCCGCAGCCGCCAGTTCTAGTGGTGGTGGAGATACCTTAGGGAGGAGGCTTCTGAGCCTTGTGTACCCTAAACGCAGTGCCGTTATCACCATCAATAAGTGGAAGGAAGAGGGTCACGCGCCACCACGCAAATACCAGCTCAATCGCATTGTTCGAGAGCTTCGTAGGGAAAAACGCTATAAACATGCACTCGAGGTTGGTTCATCATCTCTTGAACTCTGTAATATCGGTTAGTTGTAACCTATTAATATGTTGAATCCTGAATCATGAGGGACACACTACTAGCTTTCCTTTGGTTATTCTACTATAAATGTTTTATGCTGGGTTActgaaaaaatattgaatttgtaATCATAATTTTAAGTTACACAAAGTAGTACGTGTTTGGATTCACGATTTTAGTTCGTGTGTCATCTTAGTTGAATGTTGACTTGCTTTGTTCAAAATTGATTTGAGTTAAAACAACTTTGATAGTTTTTTAGTTGAGTTTCACTGTTCACttattaaagaattttttaaatactggTACGCTTAGTTGATTGGTTTAAAAATCTCTTAACTGAAAAATGAAcgaattataatttgtttcatTTATTCAGTGTTgcaattgtgtttttattttggtattAGACCCTACCAGGGGAAAAAGGTGTTCCAACAATATTTTGTTGAACCCCGCTTACTTGCAATTTCAAATGTCCCAGCCAAGCTGTCTAGGCTTGGGGGTTAATTGGAGTGATCTTTTACTGGCCTTTTAATGTAAAACGGTTGATCCTTTTTGTTTGAATAGGTATGTGAATGGATGACCTTGCAGAAAGATATCAAGCTGGTGCCGGGTGACTATGCTGTCCACTTGGACTTGATAACTAAAGTTCGGGGTTTAAAGAGTGCAGAAAAATTCTTTGAGGATCTTCCTGATCGTATGAGGGGCCAGCAAACCTGCTCCTCACTTCTCCATTCCTATGTCCAAAAGAATTTGGTTGACAAAGCTGAGGCCCTCATGTTGAAAATGTCAGAATGTGACTTTTTGAGATGTCCTCTTCCTTATAATCACATGTTATCCCTCTACATATCGAATGGGAAGCTAGAAAAAGTTCCTAAAATTATTCAGGAATTAAAGCTTAACACTTCCCCAGATGTTGTCACTTTCAATTTATGGTTAACTGCTTGTGCCTCGCAGAATGATGTAGAAACAGCAGAAAGAGTACTGCTTGAGTTAAAGAAGGCAAAAATAGATCCGGACTGGGTAACATACAGTACATTGACCAATTTGTACATAAAAAGTGCTTGCCTTGAGAAAGCAGGATCTACTGTGAAAGAGATGGAGAATAGAACCTCTAGGAAAACTCGAACTGCATTTTCCTCTCTCCTTAGCTTGCATACAAACATGGGGAATAAAGATGACGTTAAACGAATATGGCAGAAAATGAAAGCCTCCTTTCGCAAAATGAATGATAATGAGTATATTTGCGTGATATCCTCTATGGTGAAACTTGGAGACATTGCTGGAGCTGAGGATCTTTATAGGGAATGGGAGTCTGTTTCTGGGACCAATGATGTCAGAGTTTCAAACATACTTCTTGCTTCATACATTAACCAAGACCAGATGGAATTGGCTGAAGGTTTTTGTAATCAAATAGTGCAAAAGGGTGCCATTCCTTGTTACACTACATGGGAGCTATTGACATGGGGGTATTTGAAAAGGAAGGATGTGGAAAAATTTCTCGATTATTTTAGTAAAGCTATTTCTAGTGTGAAAAAATGGAGTCTGGATCAAAGATTAGTACAGGAAGCATTTAAAATCATTGAGAAGCAAGCTCATACTGAAGGAGCAGATCAGTTGTTAGTTATCCTTAGGAATGCTGGTCATGTGAATACTGatatttataatcaatttctcaaagTTTATGCAACAGCTGGTAAAATGCCTCTCATTGTCGCAGAGAGGATGAGAAAGGACAATGTGAAGTTCGACGAAGAGACTCAGAGACTATTGGATCTAACCAGtaaaatgtgtgtgtgtgatgtTTCAAGGAATTTGTCCTAAGttaagtatcaaataaaagGAGTTTTACAGAGTGTTTGGCTGGTGAGATAGTAAGGGACGTAGCTTAACGTGAGATCCATTTCATGTGCAGTGCATGGAAACCAGTTTTGTTAAAAGACATGAACCAAGGAAAACGGAACGGAATAGTTCCATTTCTGTTCATGCGCCAATGCCACTTCGAGATTTTGTAGTGTTAGTTGCATTTGTGATGCAAAACCCAACTTGGCAACTGATATAAATTTTGACCGagccttgattttgtaggtagAATCAGTAGATAACCCGGTTGAATACTTCAAGCTATTATAATGTTTTGTGGACAACATATCATGTTTTTGCGTGATGATGCCCAACTTGTCACAATTTCGCCGCCCAACAAGTTACAGAGCACCCTGATATTGATTCTTCTTCCATTCCAATGAGGAAACATTTGAAATTCATTGAAGTTGTTAAGTCTGCCAACATTCTGAAAGTTGCTGTCGTTTTCATTGATTCTCCAACGTGCTGTGGATTACCTATAtttctcaattaaaatattCAGCAAAAGTTATTTCAGTTTATTTTTCTGTGTAGTAAATGTTTTCGTTATTGATTTGGCGGTGTTGCAAATTTGTCATTACTTGTTGAGTGATGTGTACGTACCCAAGAATCTCAACCTTATTGATTCAGTCCACCCCAACCATGTATCAACTTTTTCTAATGATCTAGAACTCCTTAATGGAATTAATTAACTGCTTCACGGTAATCCCTATAACAGTATCATTACCATCAGTACCACTTATTTAGTTATGTTGAGATTGAATACACGTGTTGCCAACAATTTATTGTCTCTTTTTATGATTGAATCCACGTGTAATAATCAATTCATTATCTCGTACCCGACGTTATCTGCATTTAGTGCGTAATGAACTATTATTTTGACTcgaatgttttttatttttttcggaAAGTGGTGTTagacgattttgtttttcttattactttctttcttattcACTGAGGTGACATCCTACTTTGTGCAAGAataagattttgtattttttatttttattttgacgcTGGTGTTAAGGGAAAGGAAGAAGGCACACCGTTGTGTTTGAAATTGAGATTGCGCTAGGTTTTCTTCTTTGTTAATCGAACACTGTTTATAACTCTTGCTTGTCCTGGTATAGGATGAAAACCTAGGTTCTCCTTCGTTCTCCAACCCTTATTTGACCTGTCTATTATTACTATTTGTATAGGGTTGAGAGATTAACTGAAACCTGGATAACCGTGTTGTTTGACGATGTGTCTTCGTCATCCACCGTTCATTGTGTCTTCGTGGGTCTTTTTATCATCTTATTGCTTCGTAGTGAGTgaagagaaattttttatttttgggatTTAGGGTTTCACGCAGTTTAGATTTGTTAGTTTTGGTTCTGtgcataaatttattttagaaaaatgataattttagaattgatcattttagaaacatattttttacattcattttatactattttttatttttattttgtaaaatatattttttatgatcattatttttataatatatgttacataaataaaaatgtatgtCATCTTACATTActctttattttaatacatttttctctttattttaatgttttttgcGATTCTGGTTATTAGGTTTACTTGGTGggagtgatttttttttcatatgtacATCTCTCAATTTTCGTATGCCTTTTTAAtatctgataaaaaaatatttttttcactttcctGCTTGTTtcattctaaattattttatattttaaagtaaaagtattatt from the Vigna angularis cultivar LongXiaoDou No.4 chromosome 3, ASM1680809v1, whole genome shotgun sequence genome contains:
- the LOC108324958 gene encoding pentatricopeptide repeat-containing protein At4g02820, mitochondrial, whose protein sequence is MMQWSKRGMLLRFLAVIRHFSTEAVPVRAAAAASSSGGGDTLGRRLLSLVYPKRSAVITINKWKEEGHAPPRKYQLNRIVRELRREKRYKHALEVCEWMTLQKDIKLVPGDYAVHLDLITKVRGLKSAEKFFEDLPDRMRGQQTCSSLLHSYVQKNLVDKAEALMLKMSECDFLRCPLPYNHMLSLYISNGKLEKVPKIIQELKLNTSPDVVTFNLWLTACASQNDVETAERVLLELKKAKIDPDWVTYSTLTNLYIKSACLEKAGSTVKEMENRTSRKTRTAFSSLLSLHTNMGNKDDVKRIWQKMKASFRKMNDNEYICVISSMVKLGDIAGAEDLYREWESVSGTNDVRVSNILLASYINQDQMELAEGFCNQIVQKGAIPCYTTWELLTWGYLKRKDVEKFLDYFSKAISSVKKWSLDQRLVQEAFKIIEKQAHTEGADQLLVILRNAGHVNTDIYNQFLKVYATAGKMPLIVAERMRKDNVKFDEETQRLLDLTSKMCVCDVSRNLS